Proteins found in one Melospiza melodia melodia isolate bMelMel2 chromosome 13, bMelMel2.pri, whole genome shotgun sequence genomic segment:
- the MYLK3 gene encoding myosin light chain kinase 3 isoform X3: MGTLYQESALHRSLRLSVGGFCVSDYIKRFTDCARIMFTLVIVAGLLRAVIKRAKDKSEESGAKPKHVLSSRGTQTESKKPLEETKNVKKLDENKGACEKVTISSAVAHKADSKPQLKDRTAQQQGAEGAGKTQSSKSCPQQKDIDVKAGNQHNGLPFVHQDPAGNKNAPAEGQKGDRAPGPAECHRQLVHQKPGKNESKAAASREAAPSTSRAISDTGCEVTHTRISISVHMTDMKEKIEMAKEGNVSDSRGKSSKVKSTPADLKGVKQQPDKLKLQQSAKNISPKPDSEVKGDSKQNELAPQTGKQKPFLSKPKPGEKAEEKSELKCEPITSQNTSAKEPVKDAGVKVKIHQETAKAEKCPADTKSERRGSETAGGSRHDAQQGTGEAPEKTKSLAAGRALPVQGEIIDDSPSPPAPFEHRVVSVRQAEVTASYSVCRHQVLGGGRFGQVHKCTEISTGLNLAAKIIKVKGAKEKEEVKNEINIMNQLNHVNLIQLYDAFEAKNNITLIMEYLDGGELFDRITDENYHLTELDAILFTKQICEGVHYLHQHYILHLDLKPENILCVNHTGNQIKIIDFGLARRYKPCEKLKVNFGTPEFLAPEVVNYDFVSFPTDMWSVGVITYMLLSGLSPFLGETDAETMNYVVNCSWDFDAEAFEQLSEDAKDFISRLLVKEKSCRMSATQCLKHQWLSDLPAKAQQCKLRLKSQLLLQSYMAHRKWKKHFYVVAAANRLKRFQSMSVKLA, encoded by the exons GATTGTGCCAGAATAATGTTCACCCTGGTCATTGTTGCAGGTTTGCTTAGAGCTGTAATAAAAAGG GCCAAGGATAAGTCTGAGGAGAGTGGTGCAAAGCCTAAGCATGTGCTTAGTAGCAGAGGAACCCAGACTGAAAGCAAGAAGCCTCTGGAAG AGACAAAAAATGTGAAAAAGCTGGATGAAAACAAGGGAGCGTGTGAGAAGGTGACCATTTCCAGTGCTGTAGCCCACAAAGCTGACTCCAAACCCCAGCTCAAAGACAGgacagcccagcagcaaggggCAGAAGGTGCTGGCAAAACACAGAGCTCTAAGAGCTGTCCACAGCAAAAGGACATCGATGTCAAAGCTGGGAATCAACACAATGGTCTTCCCTTCGTACATCAAGATCCTGCAGGCAACAAGAATGCTCCTGCTGAAGGCCAGAAGGGGGACAGAGCCCCAGGCCCTGCTGAGTGCCACAGGCAGCTCGTTCACCAGAAGCCTGGCAAGAATGAAAGCAAAGCTGCAGCGTCCCGGGAAGCTGCGCCCTCCACGTCCAGGGCCATATCTGACACGGGCTGTGAAGTGACACACACCAG GATATCCATCAGTGTACATATGACTGACATGAAAGAAAAGATTGAGATGGCCAAGGAGGGAAATGTAAGTGACAGCAGAGGTAAAAGTTCCAAAGTGAAATCCACACCAGCAGACTTGAAAGGAGTCAAACAGCAGCCTGACAAATTAAAACTTCAACAGAGTGCTAAAAACATCAGCCCCAAGCCAGATTCAGAAGTTAAAGGGGACAGTAAGCAAAATGAACTTGCACCTCAAACAGGGAAGCAAAAGCCATTCCTAAGCAAGCCCAAACCAGGTGAAAAAGCTGAAGAGAAATCAGAATTAAAATGTGAGCCCATAACCTCACAGAATACCTCTGCAAAGGAGCCTGTGAAAGATGCAGGAGTAAAAGTAAAAATCCATCAAGAAAcagcaaaagcagaaaaatgCCCAGCAGACACCAAGTCTGAGAGGAGGGGATCTGAGACTGCAGGGGGAAGCAGACATGATGCTCAGCAGGGTACAGGAGAGGCACCAGAGAAAACCAAGTCtctggcagctggcagagctcttCCAGTTCAAGGAGAAATCATTG ATGACAGCCCCTCTCCTCCAGCCCCGTTCGAGCACCGCGTCGTGAGCGTCCGGCAAGCCGAGGTGACCGCCAGCTACTCCGTGTGCCGGCACCAGGTGCTGGGGGG GGGGCGTTTTGGGCAGGTCCACAAGTGCACGGAAATATCGACGGGGCTCAACCTGGCAGCCAAAATCATCAAAGTGAAAGGAGCCAAAGAGAAG GAGGaagtaaaaaatgaaattaacatCATGAACCAGTTAAATCACGTGAATCTGATCCAGCTTTATGATGCTTTTGAAGCAAAAAATAACATCACTTTGATAATGGAATA TCTTGATGGTGGGGAATTATTTGACCGGATCACAGATGAAAATTACCACCTGACAGAGCTGGATGCCATCCTGTTCACCAAGCAGATCTGTGAAGGAGTCCACTACTTGCACCAGCATTACATTCTCCACTTAGATCTGAAG CCTGAAAACATCCTATGTGTAAATCACACAGGAAACCAGATTAAAATTATTGACTTTGGATTAGCAAGGAG GTACAAACCTTGTGAGAAGCTGAAGGTGAATTTTGGGACTCCGGAGTTCCTGGCTCCCGAAGTGGTGAACTACGACTTCGTGTCCTTCCCCACAGACATGTGGAGCGTGGGTGTGATCACATACATGCT GCTTAGTggcctgtccccattcctgggaGAGACTGATGCTGAGACAATGAATTATGTAGTCAATTGCAGCTGGGATTTTGATGCAGAAGCATTTGAACAGCTGTCAGAGGACGCCAAAGACTTTATTTCCAGACTGCTTGTGAAGGAGAAAAG CTGCCGGATGAGCGCCACGCAGTGCCTGAAGCACCAGTGGCTCTCGGACCTGCCCGCCAAGGCCCAGCAGTGCAAGCTCCGCCTCaagtcccagctgctgctgcagagctacaTGGCCCACAGGAAATGGAAG AAACACTTTTATGTGGTGGCTGCTGCTAACAGGCTGAAGAGATTTCAGAGTATGTCTGTCAAGCTTGCATGA
- the MYLK3 gene encoding myosin light chain kinase 3 isoform X6, which translates to MLKDCARIMFTLVIVAGLLRAVIKRAKDKSEESGAKPKHVLSSRGTQTESKKPLEETKNVKKLDENKGACEKVTISSAVAHKADSKPQLKDRTAQQQGAEGAGKTQSSKSCPQQKDIDVKAGNQHNGLPFVHQDPAGNKNAPAEGQKGDRAPGPAECHRQLVHQKPGKNESKAAASREAAPSTSRAISDTGCEVTHTRISISVHMTDMKEKIEMAKEGNVSDSRGKSSKVKSTPADLKGVKQQPDKLKLQQSAKNISPKPDSEVKGDSKQNELAPQTGKQKPFLSKPKPGEKAEEKSELKCEPITSQNTSAKEPVKDAGVKVKIHQETAKAEKCPADTKSERRGSETAGGSRHDAQQGTGEAPEKTKSLAAGRALPVQGEIIDDSPSPPAPFEHRVVSVRQAEVTASYSVCRHQVLGGGRFGQVHKCTEISTGLNLAAKIIKVKGAKEKEEVKNEINIMNQLNHVNLIQLYDAFEAKNNITLIMEYLDGGELFDRITDENYHLTELDAILFTKQICEGVHYLHQHYILHLDLKPENILCVNHTGNQIKIIDFGLARRYKPCEKLKVNFGTPEFLAPEVVNYDFVSFPTDMWSVGVITYMLLSGLSPFLGETDAETMNYVVNCSWDFDAEAFEQLSEDAKDFISRLLVKEKSCRMSATQCLKHQWLSDLPAKAQQCKLRLKSQLLLQSYMAHRKWKKHFYVVAAANRLKRFQSMSVKLA; encoded by the exons GATTGTGCCAGAATAATGTTCACCCTGGTCATTGTTGCAGGTTTGCTTAGAGCTGTAATAAAAAGG GCCAAGGATAAGTCTGAGGAGAGTGGTGCAAAGCCTAAGCATGTGCTTAGTAGCAGAGGAACCCAGACTGAAAGCAAGAAGCCTCTGGAAG AGACAAAAAATGTGAAAAAGCTGGATGAAAACAAGGGAGCGTGTGAGAAGGTGACCATTTCCAGTGCTGTAGCCCACAAAGCTGACTCCAAACCCCAGCTCAAAGACAGgacagcccagcagcaaggggCAGAAGGTGCTGGCAAAACACAGAGCTCTAAGAGCTGTCCACAGCAAAAGGACATCGATGTCAAAGCTGGGAATCAACACAATGGTCTTCCCTTCGTACATCAAGATCCTGCAGGCAACAAGAATGCTCCTGCTGAAGGCCAGAAGGGGGACAGAGCCCCAGGCCCTGCTGAGTGCCACAGGCAGCTCGTTCACCAGAAGCCTGGCAAGAATGAAAGCAAAGCTGCAGCGTCCCGGGAAGCTGCGCCCTCCACGTCCAGGGCCATATCTGACACGGGCTGTGAAGTGACACACACCAG GATATCCATCAGTGTACATATGACTGACATGAAAGAAAAGATTGAGATGGCCAAGGAGGGAAATGTAAGTGACAGCAGAGGTAAAAGTTCCAAAGTGAAATCCACACCAGCAGACTTGAAAGGAGTCAAACAGCAGCCTGACAAATTAAAACTTCAACAGAGTGCTAAAAACATCAGCCCCAAGCCAGATTCAGAAGTTAAAGGGGACAGTAAGCAAAATGAACTTGCACCTCAAACAGGGAAGCAAAAGCCATTCCTAAGCAAGCCCAAACCAGGTGAAAAAGCTGAAGAGAAATCAGAATTAAAATGTGAGCCCATAACCTCACAGAATACCTCTGCAAAGGAGCCTGTGAAAGATGCAGGAGTAAAAGTAAAAATCCATCAAGAAAcagcaaaagcagaaaaatgCCCAGCAGACACCAAGTCTGAGAGGAGGGGATCTGAGACTGCAGGGGGAAGCAGACATGATGCTCAGCAGGGTACAGGAGAGGCACCAGAGAAAACCAAGTCtctggcagctggcagagctcttCCAGTTCAAGGAGAAATCATTG ATGACAGCCCCTCTCCTCCAGCCCCGTTCGAGCACCGCGTCGTGAGCGTCCGGCAAGCCGAGGTGACCGCCAGCTACTCCGTGTGCCGGCACCAGGTGCTGGGGGG GGGGCGTTTTGGGCAGGTCCACAAGTGCACGGAAATATCGACGGGGCTCAACCTGGCAGCCAAAATCATCAAAGTGAAAGGAGCCAAAGAGAAG GAGGaagtaaaaaatgaaattaacatCATGAACCAGTTAAATCACGTGAATCTGATCCAGCTTTATGATGCTTTTGAAGCAAAAAATAACATCACTTTGATAATGGAATA TCTTGATGGTGGGGAATTATTTGACCGGATCACAGATGAAAATTACCACCTGACAGAGCTGGATGCCATCCTGTTCACCAAGCAGATCTGTGAAGGAGTCCACTACTTGCACCAGCATTACATTCTCCACTTAGATCTGAAG CCTGAAAACATCCTATGTGTAAATCACACAGGAAACCAGATTAAAATTATTGACTTTGGATTAGCAAGGAG GTACAAACCTTGTGAGAAGCTGAAGGTGAATTTTGGGACTCCGGAGTTCCTGGCTCCCGAAGTGGTGAACTACGACTTCGTGTCCTTCCCCACAGACATGTGGAGCGTGGGTGTGATCACATACATGCT GCTTAGTggcctgtccccattcctgggaGAGACTGATGCTGAGACAATGAATTATGTAGTCAATTGCAGCTGGGATTTTGATGCAGAAGCATTTGAACAGCTGTCAGAGGACGCCAAAGACTTTATTTCCAGACTGCTTGTGAAGGAGAAAAG CTGCCGGATGAGCGCCACGCAGTGCCTGAAGCACCAGTGGCTCTCGGACCTGCCCGCCAAGGCCCAGCAGTGCAAGCTCCGCCTCaagtcccagctgctgctgcagagctacaTGGCCCACAGGAAATGGAAG AAACACTTTTATGTGGTGGCTGCTGCTAACAGGCTGAAGAGATTTCAGAGTATGTCTGTCAAGCTTGCATGA
- the MYLK3 gene encoding myosin light chain kinase 3 isoform X4, protein MGTLYQESALHRSLRLSVGGFCVSDYIKRFTAKDKSEESGAKPKHVLSSRGTQTESKKPLEETKNVKKLDENKGACEKVTISSAVAHKADSKPQLKDRTAQQQGAEGAGKTQSSKSCPQQKDIDVKAGNQHNGLPFVHQDPAGNKNAPAEGQKGDRAPGPAECHRQLVHQKPGKNESKAAASREAAPSTSRAISDTGCEVTHTRISISVHMTDMKEKIEMAKEGNVSDSRGKSSKVKSTPADLKGVKQQPDKLKLQQSAKNISPKPDSEVKGDSKQNELAPQTGKQKPFLSKPKPGEKAEEKSELKCEPITSQNTSAKEPVKDAGVKVKIHQETAKAEKCPADTKSERRGSETAGGSRHDAQQGTGEAPEKTKSLAAGRALPVQGEIIDDSPSPPAPFEHRVVSVRQAEVTASYSVCRHQVLGGGRFGQVHKCTEISTGLNLAAKIIKVKGAKEKEEVKNEINIMNQLNHVNLIQLYDAFEAKNNITLIMEYLDGGELFDRITDENYHLTELDAILFTKQICEGVHYLHQHYILHLDLKPENILCVNHTGNQIKIIDFGLARRYKPCEKLKVNFGTPEFLAPEVVNYDFVSFPTDMWSVGVITYMLLSGLSPFLGETDAETMNYVVNCSWDFDAEAFEQLSEDAKDFISRLLVKEKSCRMSATQCLKHQWLSDLPAKAQQCKLRLKSQLLLQSYMAHRKWKKHFYVVAAANRLKRFQSMSVKLA, encoded by the exons GCCAAGGATAAGTCTGAGGAGAGTGGTGCAAAGCCTAAGCATGTGCTTAGTAGCAGAGGAACCCAGACTGAAAGCAAGAAGCCTCTGGAAG AGACAAAAAATGTGAAAAAGCTGGATGAAAACAAGGGAGCGTGTGAGAAGGTGACCATTTCCAGTGCTGTAGCCCACAAAGCTGACTCCAAACCCCAGCTCAAAGACAGgacagcccagcagcaaggggCAGAAGGTGCTGGCAAAACACAGAGCTCTAAGAGCTGTCCACAGCAAAAGGACATCGATGTCAAAGCTGGGAATCAACACAATGGTCTTCCCTTCGTACATCAAGATCCTGCAGGCAACAAGAATGCTCCTGCTGAAGGCCAGAAGGGGGACAGAGCCCCAGGCCCTGCTGAGTGCCACAGGCAGCTCGTTCACCAGAAGCCTGGCAAGAATGAAAGCAAAGCTGCAGCGTCCCGGGAAGCTGCGCCCTCCACGTCCAGGGCCATATCTGACACGGGCTGTGAAGTGACACACACCAG GATATCCATCAGTGTACATATGACTGACATGAAAGAAAAGATTGAGATGGCCAAGGAGGGAAATGTAAGTGACAGCAGAGGTAAAAGTTCCAAAGTGAAATCCACACCAGCAGACTTGAAAGGAGTCAAACAGCAGCCTGACAAATTAAAACTTCAACAGAGTGCTAAAAACATCAGCCCCAAGCCAGATTCAGAAGTTAAAGGGGACAGTAAGCAAAATGAACTTGCACCTCAAACAGGGAAGCAAAAGCCATTCCTAAGCAAGCCCAAACCAGGTGAAAAAGCTGAAGAGAAATCAGAATTAAAATGTGAGCCCATAACCTCACAGAATACCTCTGCAAAGGAGCCTGTGAAAGATGCAGGAGTAAAAGTAAAAATCCATCAAGAAAcagcaaaagcagaaaaatgCCCAGCAGACACCAAGTCTGAGAGGAGGGGATCTGAGACTGCAGGGGGAAGCAGACATGATGCTCAGCAGGGTACAGGAGAGGCACCAGAGAAAACCAAGTCtctggcagctggcagagctcttCCAGTTCAAGGAGAAATCATTG ATGACAGCCCCTCTCCTCCAGCCCCGTTCGAGCACCGCGTCGTGAGCGTCCGGCAAGCCGAGGTGACCGCCAGCTACTCCGTGTGCCGGCACCAGGTGCTGGGGGG GGGGCGTTTTGGGCAGGTCCACAAGTGCACGGAAATATCGACGGGGCTCAACCTGGCAGCCAAAATCATCAAAGTGAAAGGAGCCAAAGAGAAG GAGGaagtaaaaaatgaaattaacatCATGAACCAGTTAAATCACGTGAATCTGATCCAGCTTTATGATGCTTTTGAAGCAAAAAATAACATCACTTTGATAATGGAATA TCTTGATGGTGGGGAATTATTTGACCGGATCACAGATGAAAATTACCACCTGACAGAGCTGGATGCCATCCTGTTCACCAAGCAGATCTGTGAAGGAGTCCACTACTTGCACCAGCATTACATTCTCCACTTAGATCTGAAG CCTGAAAACATCCTATGTGTAAATCACACAGGAAACCAGATTAAAATTATTGACTTTGGATTAGCAAGGAG GTACAAACCTTGTGAGAAGCTGAAGGTGAATTTTGGGACTCCGGAGTTCCTGGCTCCCGAAGTGGTGAACTACGACTTCGTGTCCTTCCCCACAGACATGTGGAGCGTGGGTGTGATCACATACATGCT GCTTAGTggcctgtccccattcctgggaGAGACTGATGCTGAGACAATGAATTATGTAGTCAATTGCAGCTGGGATTTTGATGCAGAAGCATTTGAACAGCTGTCAGAGGACGCCAAAGACTTTATTTCCAGACTGCTTGTGAAGGAGAAAAG CTGCCGGATGAGCGCCACGCAGTGCCTGAAGCACCAGTGGCTCTCGGACCTGCCCGCCAAGGCCCAGCAGTGCAAGCTCCGCCTCaagtcccagctgctgctgcagagctacaTGGCCCACAGGAAATGGAAG AAACACTTTTATGTGGTGGCTGCTGCTAACAGGCTGAAGAGATTTCAGAGTATGTCTGTCAAGCTTGCATGA
- the MYLK3 gene encoding myosin light chain kinase 3 isoform X5 — protein sequence MGICFSTFDCARIMFTLVIVAGLLRAVIKRAKDKSEESGAKPKHVLSSRGTQTESKKPLEETKNVKKLDENKGACEKVTISSAVAHKADSKPQLKDRTAQQQGAEGAGKTQSSKSCPQQKDIDVKAGNQHNGLPFVHQDPAGNKNAPAEGQKGDRAPGPAECHRQLVHQKPGKNESKAAASREAAPSTSRAISDTGCEVTHTRISISVHMTDMKEKIEMAKEGNVSDSRGKSSKVKSTPADLKGVKQQPDKLKLQQSAKNISPKPDSEVKGDSKQNELAPQTGKQKPFLSKPKPGEKAEEKSELKCEPITSQNTSAKEPVKDAGVKVKIHQETAKAEKCPADTKSERRGSETAGGSRHDAQQGTGEAPEKTKSLAAGRALPVQGEIIDDSPSPPAPFEHRVVSVRQAEVTASYSVCRHQVLGGGRFGQVHKCTEISTGLNLAAKIIKVKGAKEKEEVKNEINIMNQLNHVNLIQLYDAFEAKNNITLIMEYLDGGELFDRITDENYHLTELDAILFTKQICEGVHYLHQHYILHLDLKPENILCVNHTGNQIKIIDFGLARRYKPCEKLKVNFGTPEFLAPEVVNYDFVSFPTDMWSVGVITYMLLSGLSPFLGETDAETMNYVVNCSWDFDAEAFEQLSEDAKDFISRLLVKEKSCRMSATQCLKHQWLSDLPAKAQQCKLRLKSQLLLQSYMAHRKWKKHFYVVAAANRLKRFQSMSVKLA from the exons GATTGTGCCAGAATAATGTTCACCCTGGTCATTGTTGCAGGTTTGCTTAGAGCTGTAATAAAAAGG GCCAAGGATAAGTCTGAGGAGAGTGGTGCAAAGCCTAAGCATGTGCTTAGTAGCAGAGGAACCCAGACTGAAAGCAAGAAGCCTCTGGAAG AGACAAAAAATGTGAAAAAGCTGGATGAAAACAAGGGAGCGTGTGAGAAGGTGACCATTTCCAGTGCTGTAGCCCACAAAGCTGACTCCAAACCCCAGCTCAAAGACAGgacagcccagcagcaaggggCAGAAGGTGCTGGCAAAACACAGAGCTCTAAGAGCTGTCCACAGCAAAAGGACATCGATGTCAAAGCTGGGAATCAACACAATGGTCTTCCCTTCGTACATCAAGATCCTGCAGGCAACAAGAATGCTCCTGCTGAAGGCCAGAAGGGGGACAGAGCCCCAGGCCCTGCTGAGTGCCACAGGCAGCTCGTTCACCAGAAGCCTGGCAAGAATGAAAGCAAAGCTGCAGCGTCCCGGGAAGCTGCGCCCTCCACGTCCAGGGCCATATCTGACACGGGCTGTGAAGTGACACACACCAG GATATCCATCAGTGTACATATGACTGACATGAAAGAAAAGATTGAGATGGCCAAGGAGGGAAATGTAAGTGACAGCAGAGGTAAAAGTTCCAAAGTGAAATCCACACCAGCAGACTTGAAAGGAGTCAAACAGCAGCCTGACAAATTAAAACTTCAACAGAGTGCTAAAAACATCAGCCCCAAGCCAGATTCAGAAGTTAAAGGGGACAGTAAGCAAAATGAACTTGCACCTCAAACAGGGAAGCAAAAGCCATTCCTAAGCAAGCCCAAACCAGGTGAAAAAGCTGAAGAGAAATCAGAATTAAAATGTGAGCCCATAACCTCACAGAATACCTCTGCAAAGGAGCCTGTGAAAGATGCAGGAGTAAAAGTAAAAATCCATCAAGAAAcagcaaaagcagaaaaatgCCCAGCAGACACCAAGTCTGAGAGGAGGGGATCTGAGACTGCAGGGGGAAGCAGACATGATGCTCAGCAGGGTACAGGAGAGGCACCAGAGAAAACCAAGTCtctggcagctggcagagctcttCCAGTTCAAGGAGAAATCATTG ATGACAGCCCCTCTCCTCCAGCCCCGTTCGAGCACCGCGTCGTGAGCGTCCGGCAAGCCGAGGTGACCGCCAGCTACTCCGTGTGCCGGCACCAGGTGCTGGGGGG GGGGCGTTTTGGGCAGGTCCACAAGTGCACGGAAATATCGACGGGGCTCAACCTGGCAGCCAAAATCATCAAAGTGAAAGGAGCCAAAGAGAAG GAGGaagtaaaaaatgaaattaacatCATGAACCAGTTAAATCACGTGAATCTGATCCAGCTTTATGATGCTTTTGAAGCAAAAAATAACATCACTTTGATAATGGAATA TCTTGATGGTGGGGAATTATTTGACCGGATCACAGATGAAAATTACCACCTGACAGAGCTGGATGCCATCCTGTTCACCAAGCAGATCTGTGAAGGAGTCCACTACTTGCACCAGCATTACATTCTCCACTTAGATCTGAAG CCTGAAAACATCCTATGTGTAAATCACACAGGAAACCAGATTAAAATTATTGACTTTGGATTAGCAAGGAG GTACAAACCTTGTGAGAAGCTGAAGGTGAATTTTGGGACTCCGGAGTTCCTGGCTCCCGAAGTGGTGAACTACGACTTCGTGTCCTTCCCCACAGACATGTGGAGCGTGGGTGTGATCACATACATGCT GCTTAGTggcctgtccccattcctgggaGAGACTGATGCTGAGACAATGAATTATGTAGTCAATTGCAGCTGGGATTTTGATGCAGAAGCATTTGAACAGCTGTCAGAGGACGCCAAAGACTTTATTTCCAGACTGCTTGTGAAGGAGAAAAG CTGCCGGATGAGCGCCACGCAGTGCCTGAAGCACCAGTGGCTCTCGGACCTGCCCGCCAAGGCCCAGCAGTGCAAGCTCCGCCTCaagtcccagctgctgctgcagagctacaTGGCCCACAGGAAATGGAAG AAACACTTTTATGTGGTGGCTGCTGCTAACAGGCTGAAGAGATTTCAGAGTATGTCTGTCAAGCTTGCATGA